The sequence TCTTCGCAtgcagtgggcagaggcaggaggatctctgtgagcatgaggccaccctgatctacatggtGAACTCTAGTCCTGCCTGAGTTGCACAGTGACAGctgtctttagaaaacaaacaaacaaaacagaaaggaaacaaattaagcaaaaactaaaataaaactaatagaTAGTTGAGCTTCATGAGTTCATGTGTTTACCTGCAAGGAAGAAGCTACCATTTGCATCAATCCACAAAGAGAGATTTCCCAAGATATCTTCTTTCATGAGTCCACCTAGAGAGAATTTCTTGGCTACCGTAGTAGCTGAACAAGATCCAAGGACCAGTCAAGAAAATAACATCAGGTCCTTTTCGTCAAGATGGCGCCAAaagcgaagaaggaagctcctgcccctcccaaagccgaagcgaaagcgaaggccttgaaagccaagaaggcagtgctgaaaggcgtccacagccacaaaaagaagaagatccgCACATCGCCCACCTTTGGGCGGCCCAAGACACTGCGGTtacgaaggcagcctaaatacccccggaagagcgcgcccaggaggaacaagcttgaccactatgccatcatcaaattccccctgaccaccgagtcagccatgaagaagatagaagacaacaacacgcttgtgttcattgtggatgtcaaggctaacaagcaccagatcaaacaggctgtgaagaaactctatgacatcgatgtggccaaagtcaacaccctcataaggcccgacggagagaagaaggcatatgttcggttggctcctgattatgatgctctggatgttgccaacaaaattgcaaccatctaaactgagcccagccggctaattctaaatatacattgtttcaccataaaaaaaaaaaaaaaagaaaatgacatcaggAAGAACAGTAAGAACTTTCAGAGCATCACACAGAAACAAGTGGTTGTCCTTTTGCCATTTGAAGGCCACCAGAGGaggaacaaatgaaaaatgagactgTGAGAAAAGAAAGCTTGAAACAAAGCAAGATCTTCAGAGGCCCAGCTTATCTCAGGTAAACAGGATCTGTATTGAACATTGAATAGGTTATTTTAGTGTTCTTTCATCTAATCAGTAAAAATGAGGGGTGGTAGCAGGTTTCCAGAACAAGAAGAAATTCACTAAGGAAGTTATATCGTGGTGTAATTGTGGACAAAATCCTGCTTATTGCATTATATGCTCTGTTGTGACCCAATTATTTCATTTGCTGATGCCGGTTGCTTAGATGCCCATTCTCATCATTTATTTCCATCTCTGTTTTGTTGCTCATCTTTGAGATTTGTGTAAGGCTTTCCAAAGCTCAGTTATGCATGCCTAATTTGAGTTCTGCTAGACTTCTGAGTTCCTCTACCATGATGCTATCTATCATAACTTGCTCTTAATCTGTTTTCTCCCACTTGCCAACTAATACCattaattaatacaattaataCAATTAGTAGACTGTTCATCCATGGGCTCTCTACTCACTAATATAATACTAGGCAAGGCAAATATAGgtgaaatgaattaaattttcaaatagaACTGTTAAAAAAATCTTACCAAAGAATCTTCTCTTTGCAATACAAACATTCTCTCAAGTTGTCagtacacaggaaaaaaaattggagtaatcAGCCCTAAATCAGAGGTTCAAATCttacccaaggctcagggatctttgtggaagagggggcagaaagatcgAAAAGCAAGAGGTGGtggaaaactttaagaaaatgttttccagGCAGAGCTGGACAGATACATGTATGAACTCTCAGGAGTTGAGCCCTGTGAGCAAGACCTGAGCCAGCTATTTCCAGACAAAGTTCAAGCATAGATGGGGGAAGGTGGGCTTATAATCACACCACCAAATAAGGAGCTTCTAAGAGATAGAGAGTTGGGTTTAGTTATTATTTCTTAAATGACATGGCTCCTGGAAGGGTGACCACGCATCAGAACTGGCCTTTATCCTAAAGCCAGCTGGGAAACACAAATGACAAACTCAGTAGAGAAAAACGAAAGAAAAGGAGGCAATCTCAAAATTGtatgggaaaggggaagaaggttGAGCAGGAGGTAAGGGGAGAATTTGAGATCAAGAGTTTGAATATGTTCAATatatctcaaagaattaataaaactagTTGAAAAACTGCTTGTAGTTGCCATAATGATGATCAGATTTGAACTCAAAAAGGATAAGAAAATACCTTTGGATATTGATATAGGCTGGTATACAAACTCAAGTCAGGTGAGACCATTGTGCCTGATCTTGTTTTATGACATTAGGAATGTCTGAGCAAAACAAACATAAGACCACAGAGTTGGACCAttgcaaaaatgaacaaaatggaaACTAAGTTAATAAGAACACCCATAAAACATCACAGCCTACCCTCCAGGAGATGTCCATGGCAATCTGCTCTATGGCCGCAAGGGGTGACTTGTTTCCTCATTTGTCTTGGTGACACAGCCTGCACTCCTGAATTTCTCAGATCATAGCTGAGGAAGAGGGGAGCTCTCATCCCATACTAGATTCTGTGAATAGCATGTGTCTAGCTGTatggcaattttttttctgttctgcaaATAGGTGTTTGTTTAGGATtccagtctgtccttgaactcacaaccttcTTGCATTAAcgtcctaagtactgggattactaATATGGCCATCACAGCAGCAGATATATATTTGGTATCTTAAACTCtctgcttttaaaatacttttattctaTAACAATAAATTTGATAATCCAAGTCTTTAGTGTTTATTTAACAAAACTTTGAGCAGTCAAAATACAACTTTGTCCCTTTTAGGGACCTAACTCTTAGAATAGAGGTAGATATTTTTGGTCTATGAGTATTTGGATTGAATATGGCATCTGAAACATTGCGGAACAAAATTATCAAGGTTTAATAAACTTTACGCACGACTTGACTACAGTTGTGcatccaaaggaaataaatatagtTCCTAATTAATTCACCTGAGAATAGCAACTATTTGTTTAAAATGAGCAGTTTAGGCAAAATTATAGATAATTGTTTGTAGAATTTTTAGTCTGTGGCTTTGTTAAAGTTTCAACTGTCACAAAAGACTTCGTCTTTGAAAACTTGTTCTTCCAGCTTCTGCGCTCAACTTGGGCTTTTCTaaagctgtgttcctgccgctgTACTctgtgatttcactgaggtaaaatttaaagaatatataaaaaaaaatcgaCACATTAAAAAGTTTACTTCTTTGATCCTTTTTATAtgctttctcttctgtatttttcttcttatctttatttttgagaaaatgcattttttataCTTGCTTCCTCTCTTGCCTATTTTCACATTTAAGTGTGGGAGCTGTCTATTTTTATTAAGTCacatttaacattttatataaattcaaTAATATTGAGTCAtatcatgaaataaaaatctccTATCAGAAAGTATAAAGACATGTAAGGAATTTTTTTCTCCCCACATGCGAGGGTTCTAGGCTAAGGCacgaaacacacagaaactaacATATATAACTATTCACACAAAGAATTGTACTCGCCAGGTGAATATAAGGCAATAGGATTGAGTGGTGTTCTAGAAGACTTTTCTCAATTCCATGATCTTCAGACTGTGACCATGCTCATGAATGGGGTTCTCAGCCTATGCTTAGTGGGTGGTGTTCCTGGACAGTGCTCATTTACAGTCTTTATTGTGATAGGAAACACAGAGACACCTATGATGTCAGTAACGGACTCAAGAGAGTATTTATACTGAGAGGTTATTTGGATAGACAACTCATAGTTCACTGGAGGCTTTTGCTCTTGTTTTATAGCTTTCATTTAGCAGAGAAAACTATTTCACATTTGTGGGAATAAGGAACAATGCCAAAGACACATCAGGCAAAAGAGGTGTGAAAGGATAGGCAGTAGGATGAGCAGATGTGGATCCTTCAGGATGGTGAAAAAGAAGCCAAGGGTGCCTGGAGTCAGCAGGGATACGGAAACACTGGAACACCAGGCTAACACAGAGGCAGGGCCAGATCCAGACCTTTAACTAAGGAGAAAGTCATTTTGTCTACATTCAGTAGAGTGTTCTGTGAGCTAGATTTCTGTGAGCTGCCTTTCAAATTGGGCAGCCTGGTATTTGGGGTATTTGtcgaagaaagaaactgagaaagtaTCAGATATTTTGATAAAAGGCACGTTCTGTCAGAAACCCACAAGGAtcaagggaagaattaggagttTGCAGGCAGGCTTTGGTGTTTCAGTCCGTGTGGTTTCTCGCCAGCTTCCCCTCATGAATGGactgtggtgctggggaggggCTGCTGAAAGTTTCTAATCATTTATATTCTCTTTAATCTGGGGCATTTGAAATGTAAGTAAGTGACTGGCGTGCCAGCCCTCCCTGTGCAGTTCAAATGCATGAGGCACAGCCTTGGAGAGCAGGAAGCCGGCAAGGAATGTGGTGATGTGGTTTCAGGATCCATCTGGCAGAGGTCTGTGATCAGCCTGTTGAAAAACCCACCTCTGGGCATGGTTGCACAAATGGAGGTTCTGAGCAGGAGGTGGGCCTGATCAAAGGTGTTTAATCTGACTTTTAAGGGCTAAAATACTGGAACTCTGGAATCCTGTTGAGATGCAATTGCAGGAATCTAAATAAATGGTGATGAGGGTCTGGTAAGGGATGCAAAGCCATGAGACTAGGCAAGAAGGAACCAATACAGCGAACAGGAAAACTGTTGCTATGACCTGGCTGATAAAAGGCGCGGGTTGTCAGTGGCATGGCTTATACTGGCACAGCAGATCTCTTTTTTGAATCTTAAATCAAATACGTGCTGGCTCCATGGTCTTCGCTAAGtcattggattatttttttctctcttcaagacagggtttttgtgtagctttggagcctgtcctggaactagctctagtagaccaggctgaccttgaactcacagatatcaacctgcctccccctcccaagtGTGAGtggttaaaggtgtgccccaccaccgccctgctcatTAGCCTTCTTGATCCTTGTTTTCCTCCCCCTTGAAGAGGATGGAGTTATTCTGAAAAGCTGAACAACTATCTTAAAATACATAGGCAGTGAAGAGGATATAATGTTTTGCGTATTGAGTGCAAAGTGAAGGATCcctgtcatttatttttgttgttattattgttgcataTAGGATGAAATGGGAAAAATCCAAGGACTGAAAAAGTATTGGGGTGGCACATGGTTCATTCTCTACAGATAGAGACTTGTAGCTTTATCCACCAGCTATTGTAAAATCTTCAACAAATTTACATTGTATTTTGCTTGCTGTGTATAAAACTGTATTCTAAACAATAACTTAAGATAAAAcgttttctcttttccccttatCATGagtctatttttacttttaagaaatcTTTCAAGATCCTTCATGGAAATCACTTCTGACTGTTTACATTAAATGTCACCTTTagctgatttttttcaaaaattttaataactgaTAATCTTCAACTACtgatcattttaaaataactttttcttgttttcaatgaATATATTCAATACATTATTGAAAAAGCATAATTGAGATGAAGTATACTTTAGTGCACATCTAGATGTATTGCATTGTTTGTGGAGAGTTTCTATTGGTAGATATGTATCTAAATGTTCCAGATTCCATTCCATAGCTATCACCTaggaaaataaaaggtaaaacagaaaacatgacaCACTAGATTTGTAGCCTGTGAAACATCAGCATAAAATGTTTTGATTGGTTATTCTCACATGTTCTGAAATTCTAAATTAATGAAACAAGAGAatctttttaagttaaaataagtAGCTTATGCATAGTCATGATGTTGCATTGTAATAAAATTGGAAACTCtctctttgaaaaacaaatttattctAGAAGAtttcaaacatgaataaaaataaacaaaagagtaCATTGCGCTCCTAACCATTTGCCCTCCAGTTTATTCAATTAGCATTACATAGCTGGTCTGGTTTCATCTTTACTCAGTATTTTTCTCCTggcacatattttatttaaacaaattacATAATCGTATAAACTCATTCATGTTGATCTTAGTATAAAACAAGTTAAAAGAATTCTTCATTTAATATAATGTATTACCTTgatcatatctttaaaaattcagtaaaatattaatattatcaaATATCCAGGTACTATTTAGATTTCTATTTGTCTTATAAGTGATATTTTGTAGTACATTTTTTATCAGAGTCCAAAATAAGTGTCAGCATTATGAACAACTGATGCGTATTTCCAATATCTTTAATCTACagctctttcctctctgtcttgttttgtcttgttatttGTTAGTTAAAGAAACTAGGTTGTGTATCCTGTTGTCTGTTCCTCTCAGGGGTTTGCAGATTCATTTCCCTGGTATGGTGTGAGATGCTACTCTGTCCTATATCCTTCTCGTCTAATAATAATTAGGTCTGGAGTCTGAATACAGGCAGGTTCAGGAGACCATCCATCCTGGTTAGATGGATATATTCTATATCTCGCTGATGCCTGCAAATGAGCAGCCCTGCGTATTTCAAATGTAACCGCAGTGTGAAGCATGGCTCAggaaattttaaactatttcaaTTGTTCAATTCTTGAGAAAACTCTTCCGATACCATTCATGACTAGAATAGAACATACCTCCTTTCAGAATAATGAAATGCCACTTTAAGGGagaagaaagattattttttttttaaagcgctcaGGTTTTTGCTTAACTAGGAGGTGAAAAGggataatttaaataatttcttaatttaaataataaaagaaaaatctaaatataGGTTTGTTCTTGAGTAGAATTTTTATCTCTGCCCCACCTGAATGGGAGGGACTAGAGACCACACATAAGGTAACTTACAGAGTGCACTGAAGAGGTCTGCCCATGATCACAGCTACTCCTATTTGCTTAGTACTTACTCCATGCCAGCACAATTCAGGGTTTTGTTTCAGCGTCATCTGATTAAAATCTCATGCAACCTTATCTTACCCAGGAAGAAGTAAAGTGAATACTTCTGATGAGTGGGTGTCAAGGTCAGGGAGGCTGAATCCTGAGCCTGCCTGTTAACCTCTCAGCAAAATGGTCCTTGGTAATGCACACCCAAAAGAAGACATGCATGGAAagctaatatatttttttttggatgttgCTATTATCTTTATGTCCTAGTTTCATTGCCTTTCATTAAACTGTAGTGTAAAGCCAATCCAGTCAAACACAGGCATTACgtttgccttttcttcttctccacgGTCCATGAAGGAGGGTTCACAATTGCAGCTTGAACTATGACAATGAAGCAGACATGTCTACACAGTAGTTATACAAAGTAGCTCTTACTGTGGCAGACATTAACACAGAACTTGGTGCTCAGATGTTTGTTCAGTGTCTTCTCCTACACCATCTAAGTGTGGCAAAAATGCATTTTCTTGCTTATTCTTGATTTCCTAATTCTTTTACTGTACAATTAAGCAAAAGATTTAATAACTATAACTTCACAACTAAGAAGTACACTTAAAAGTGGACCCTTCCATAATTGCTGCTTTCAAGTTACAATATATACTGATTCAcaaagtcattcttttttttttttttttgcttatggtttttatttttttattttttttattaattaatttatttaattattaaagatttctgcctcttccccgccaccacctcccattccctccccctcccccaatcaagtcttccttcctcctcagcccaaagagcaagcaggtttctctgccctgtgggaggtccaaggaccacccacctccatccaggtctattaaggtgagcatccaaactacctgggctcccacaaagccattacgtgcaataggatcaagaacccattgccattgttcttcagttctcagtagtcctcattgtccattatgttcagcgagaccggttttgtcccatgctttttcagaccccggccagctggccttggtgagttcccgatagaacatccccattgcctcagtgtgtgggtgcaccccttgcagtcctgagttccttgctcgtgctcactctccttctgctcctcctttggatcgtgagacttcagtccagtgctccaatgttggtctctgtctctgtcttctttcatcgcctgatgaaggttaatattcagggggatgcttatatgtttttctttgggttcaccttcttatttagcttctctagaatcacgaattatagtctcaatgtcctttatttatggctagaaaccaaagtCATTCTTTAGGTAAAAAAGTTAAGCAGAGTTGAATGGAAGTACGTGTTTGAATGTGGATTGGAAGCGAATTCCTCATGTTGTAAGAAACAAATTAGtagaacatacatacacagtccGTCTCCGTGTTTTTTGAGAGGTGCCATTATAGAGTAGACAAGTGTCCAGCTTTGGAATCACATCATGTGTGAGCTGACACTGTACCACAAATGAAATTGTGTGAGTTACTCCTCTGATTCTCAGTTTTCAAGACTGGAAATGGgctttattaatatattatattaataatatatgagTAAAGTACTTGATTTGTAGTGATACTTAACAAATTAATACTTTTGTATAGTAATTGAAGATGTTGTgccttaacattttattttgatgttactgttttactttttcttccctcttcataATGTTTAAACTTAAAAGATAAGGTTGatgtgcaaaattaaaaaaacaggaATATACACAATACACAAATCTATACAATGATGCAATGAGCTACTGAGTAGCCATTTTCCATTAACATGATAACAAGAGAAAGTGTTTAGTTTAGttggtttttccttttgtgtgtgagtgtttcttccttccctcccccctctatcccttcttccttcctttcttgttttttgcaTTTGAAACATTTTGCATTCCAGGTTAGCCTTGCATTaataattttcctgcctctacctcccaagtgttaatATACACTGTGACAACCCATGCCAATTACATAAACTCACTGATTATTATTTTCTGCCTCTGGAAGATGTGGTGAAATCTACTTGCGTCTTTAGAATAGAAGCTAGTTACTAGAATTAAGAAAACTGCTCTTAAGTCAGGTCAGTGAGAAAGGTGTTTGCCTCCAAGTTGGACCaccagggtttgattcctgggaattaGGTGATGGAAGACAAGAGCTGATGCCTACCTCTGACCTTCAAGCTCACTGGGCATTCTTGCACACATGCAGACGAGTGAACAGAATAAATAAGtatagtaaaaagaaaactattctgACACAGTATCTGCAGTTTAATTTTATGACAGTTGGGTAAATGAGGAGGCATGAAGGCACTTTTGGTTCACATGACCACTCAAGACCAGTTAAGACTTGGCATCAAGTGACAGCATCGCATATATGTTAGAAATTTCACAGCTTCTCAGTCTGAGTTCTTGtgagaaatggaaaatatatcCGGATGAAACAACCACCATGTCTCTCGACCCAAGTGAGTCTGCATTCAACATTTCTTCCCAAACTCACTTTACAGGACCTTTACAG is a genomic window of Chionomys nivalis chromosome 12, mChiNiv1.1, whole genome shotgun sequence containing:
- the LOC130885257 gene encoding 60S ribosomal protein L23a-like, with amino-acid sequence MAPKAKKEAPAPPKAEAKAKALKAKKAVLKGVHSHKKKKIRTSPTFGRPKTLRLRRQPKYPRKSAPRRNKLDHYAIIKFPLTTESAMKKIEDNNTLVFIVDVKANKHQIKQAVKKLYDIDVAKVNTLIRPDGEKKAYVRLAPDYDALDVANKIATI